A part of Balneolaceae bacterium genomic DNA contains:
- a CDS encoding SdrD B-like domain-containing protein encodes MKTFASFLYRFSPLPAAAVDYRGHAGHRPLIGGQLRNAGRLLLLIVLLAAGLGMPRVATAQNVDLVLNVTDAPDPVAAGGTVTYSVRITNDDVTNTATGVELTVSVPADMNYGGFTGPGGLTCSGMTVGGSGPGTVTCSISSIATNSVLEFDLFLETTASGTEDVDFEVSGDQNDPDTANNTHTATTTVISGANLSITISGSSTAASGAEVFYTITVGNAGPDPASGVQVQYPIPTGLSITGGLPAGCSQAGGTITCSIGGSIASGGSVSVAPIEAQITVSSGSTITNSASVQITDSPPAAQDPESGNNTDTFDTSVTAGSDVAITKSRSQSAPYFVGDTFNFVLAPNYTGDVPFLLEVEDVVPANYTINSGSFATTQNGWNCSLSGQTVTCTQNSGSSPGESQSLGTITIPVEVTSSGVGVTNTATITSDNPFDPDMSNNSDDDGGATLQDPYADLSLTKTGPNPALVVIGQQFEFTLRARNNGPEEFYGTLEITDALPANIEITGFTLNGWSCTPGSGSLPIAGGQNLSCERTYTSGSPLSANSNTPNLVLQAVANAAGSVNNTADLTTTNPNVSDTNPSNNDASYSVSSSSNPDAADLSIIKTVNGPDPVAAGEVLSYEIELVNNGADASESVTMTDNLTSLINNNTGASEGYVGHNITSYGVVDPGDMSCSTTSTGSYSRRLTCTVTEFPVCTQGNDCPTVEVEVRPSRATTGSRTNTAEIISSVTADGDLDNNENDVTSTVNARADVGITKTATPDPVPAGQELVYVVTAENNGPSRADNVTIDDTLPEDVLFISATPSSGSCSTTPGADVVTTAGNKTVECNLGNINRDAQQTVTITVKPVFATFGTTITNNATVSTTTTEPSGADPSNNSTSIDAYVEEPSLDLLINKNDGTDPVTVDNNMTYEIILNNVGPSDAENVVITEDLPAGGLSYVSYTISDGTCTSTPAVGTFGGQLICEIDRIPAGDSETLEVTVLAENKGVYTNEVEVESDETNAGYDSQINNNTASENTTVRTRVDLELQSKVPSPNPEAVRRHFNWVLTLVNRDAPGLAEADTVVVSDNLPATMELTGTPTVNVIAGGAEFTTCTGSAGDGSFQCELGTVDEDSEIEITIPVQVNEVPSGGDINNTASLTTFSQDVDPSDNSVTGTVTITGSSLSGRVYRDFDDDGSVDAGDTGISGVTMTLAGNAFDGAPISENVNTDGSGNFSFEDLPESDGSGYTVTRGAASEDHLTVGQQSAGDRGGDASTSSQISGIVLGDTDTGTNYLFAYVPQARLGIAKRVVGTPTLNNDGTFTVDFRLAIENFSLEALTGITFSDQVAGPVPALGAYVAGGGGASLDVGDYTVQSAPSFQGSCTGGSVNASFTGDGDPVVGSISSLAAGDDCQVNFSIRFQPPIPLPGGGYENQASIDGTGDLSGQTPSDQSQNGANPDPDSDDDPTDNDVPTPVNVTPVADVTTSLSFPASVDAGQTVSGTVTWSNDGPSIGDNMAYSLTLDAGLEDVIFSNLPVGATAYYNDGDGTVTLSNMPDQLEAGEIAASDPGGITVSYTQDGEASTSVSSTIATTISEGANALPNSATANVGGTLIADVETDVTLPAEVDAGQTVNGTLLYTNHGPSTASGVTYTLSFDTDLANVSFGNLPGGAGASYDSGTGTVTLTGMPGSLLIDQIASGNGSSAITFSYTQPGSATSQVESEIATATQQPGTHEPDMDDASVSGDFIADVTTSLVGFPANEDAGQPVTGRVVYRNTGPSTASGMSYQLSVDAGLNTLGAVTFSNLPGGASASYNNASGVITLSGMPASLTIGQIASGDGTNGIELSYIQPGPAVSTINSEIGTTTDQGANLEIDEAQFSPGGGFVADVTTALNFPALVDAGQTVSGTVRYRNNGPSEATGLSYTLTLDPNLEDVGFGNLPVGVSASYDASTGNVTLSGMPSTLASTEIASGDGSSDITVSFTQPGDATSEVSSTISTVTDQGANLAQDDDDTVLGGTLIADVTTEVDFPVEVDALTTVNGTVLFRNDGPSTASDVTYTLTLLANLEDVSFGNLPGGAAADYDVSTGIVTLTGMSSSLTPGQIASGDGTGGITVSYTQPAAGTSEVESEIATSTDQGANVLPDADDTDLEGLVADVTTEVVLPESANAGETVEGTLLYRNNGPSTGSGITYMFTLLADLKEVSFGNLPAGASFSYDATSGQVTFTGMPVQLAAEEIASGDGTGSITFTYVQPGPGTSEARSTIATSTNQAANAAPDESEDRVSGDMVADLAVVKTNEPGTIFTSTEVDYTMRVTNKGPSVALASGTITDTPEGLELISVVCTGAAGNRCTDAPSAAELVSGADLPVLEVDGFYEVAVTARVTAFKGTGVNTVEAYPREDIVDPDLDNNSASVSNPVLSIPLVGLAKESEFLEQTAAGSFRTRFTFRVENFGEEGLSRVEVFDTLATSFGGSFGEPRVSGGGLQPGEYRVEELSASGLTANPGFNGSGDRLLAEGSLGVGGSATIELLMEFIPAPDVQSLVNHAWAEGKGSESGLPTGDRSNHGEDPDPDGDGDPKNNDDITSVLVPSIGVAKELSALESLGNGRYDVTFNLHVQNLGSTFLDMVQVTDDLSEFGTFTDGEPGPGEYRIVSGPVVADPLNGASLAPVASGAYTGAEGGRELLDASRSSLPNGLPDFSRARLEFTLRFFPQEGGPFLNSATATARTPDGSMVIDESVDGQEPDIDASIPTQVSIGAQHLELAKMADDPVQTGLRAFQIPYRIKVVNWSETATATNVQISDDLTHTFPAAESISLAREAVVSECTGTELALADPGFDGVDQTNFLAGDEHLQPGESCVITFTAEIDFGANQIPEEPQLNQARATTSGVPGGAIITETSSENGEEPDPNRENDPTPVIFVLQGPDIELLVSKTSHLVNVRVGQLVPYTISVTNPVAIPIEKVEVRDMLPPGFRYRDGTGSVDGLAAEPRSEGRTLYWEGLTLLPEQTLEIRLVLVVGAGVQTGEYVNRAGAWDGGGPAGEKEQLSNIAEANVRVTPDPVFECSDIVGKVFDDRNANGVQERGEPGLADVRVVTAQGWLITTDAEGRYHIACAAYPDEQRGSNFVIKLDHASMPAGWEVVTENPRTVRLTAGKFSEVNFGIATPRELRLELRPAAFHQGEIRLKEDWANRLVRLQEELGDRPVVLRVVYRGGGAQHATDLARQRLRAVTEDIRSRWRASSLEQIIRIEEILELAAAPGGGR; translated from the coding sequence ATGAAAACCTTTGCTTCCTTTCTTTACCGCTTTTCTCCCCTACCCGCCGCGGCGGTTGACTACCGCGGCCACGCGGGTCACCGTCCCCTGATTGGGGGACAGCTCCGCAATGCTGGCAGGTTGCTCCTGTTGATTGTTTTGCTGGCTGCAGGCCTGGGCATGCCCCGCGTGGCGACAGCTCAAAATGTGGACCTGGTGCTCAATGTGACGGACGCTCCCGACCCGGTGGCAGCAGGTGGGACGGTAACCTATAGCGTGCGCATCACCAACGACGATGTGACCAATACCGCCACCGGCGTGGAGCTTACTGTCAGCGTGCCTGCGGACATGAACTATGGCGGCTTTACGGGCCCCGGTGGACTTACCTGCAGCGGTATGACCGTGGGGGGATCGGGGCCGGGTACTGTGACCTGCTCGATTTCCAGCATAGCGACCAATAGTGTCCTGGAATTTGATCTCTTCCTGGAAACCACCGCATCGGGGACAGAGGATGTCGATTTCGAGGTGTCGGGCGACCAGAATGACCCCGATACGGCCAACAATACCCATACCGCTACTACAACGGTGATCTCCGGCGCCAACCTCTCCATTACCATTTCCGGCTCCTCAACCGCCGCCTCCGGTGCTGAGGTCTTCTACACCATAACCGTTGGAAACGCGGGACCGGATCCCGCCTCGGGCGTCCAGGTGCAATATCCCATTCCCACCGGACTTAGTATTACCGGCGGCCTGCCGGCTGGCTGTTCGCAGGCCGGAGGCACCATCACCTGCTCCATAGGCGGCTCAATCGCCTCGGGAGGCAGCGTCTCGGTGGCCCCTATCGAAGCACAGATTACCGTGAGTTCCGGCTCCACTATCACGAACTCGGCCTCCGTTCAAATCACCGATTCCCCGCCCGCTGCCCAGGACCCGGAGTCCGGCAACAACACCGATACCTTCGACACTTCCGTTACGGCCGGAAGCGACGTGGCCATCACGAAATCTCGCAGCCAGAGTGCTCCCTACTTTGTAGGCGATACCTTTAATTTTGTGTTAGCTCCCAACTACACCGGCGATGTACCCTTTTTACTGGAGGTGGAGGACGTGGTGCCGGCCAACTACACCATCAATTCGGGCAGCTTCGCCACCACCCAGAACGGCTGGAACTGCTCCCTATCCGGGCAGACGGTTACCTGCACCCAGAATTCAGGGAGCTCGCCCGGGGAGAGCCAGTCGCTCGGCACCATCACCATCCCGGTGGAGGTGACCAGCTCGGGCGTTGGCGTCACGAACACGGCGACCATCACCTCGGACAATCCCTTCGACCCCGACATGAGCAACAACTCAGACGATGACGGCGGAGCGACCCTGCAGGACCCTTATGCCGACCTTTCGCTCACCAAAACGGGCCCTAATCCCGCCTTGGTAGTGATTGGCCAGCAGTTCGAGTTCACATTGCGCGCTCGCAACAACGGTCCGGAAGAATTTTACGGGACCCTCGAGATTACCGACGCTCTTCCTGCCAACATCGAAATCACCGGCTTCACCCTGAACGGCTGGAGCTGCACGCCCGGCAGCGGAAGCCTGCCCATTGCCGGGGGACAAAACCTGTCGTGCGAACGTACTTACACTTCCGGTTCTCCGCTGTCGGCCAACTCCAACACCCCCAATCTTGTGCTTCAGGCGGTGGCCAATGCGGCCGGTTCGGTGAACAACACTGCCGACCTTACCACCACCAATCCCAACGTTAGCGACACCAATCCTTCCAACAACGATGCCAGTTATTCGGTGAGTTCAAGCAGCAACCCCGATGCGGCGGACCTTTCGATTATCAAGACAGTGAATGGCCCCGATCCCGTGGCGGCAGGCGAGGTGCTTTCCTACGAGATCGAACTGGTGAACAATGGGGCAGACGCCTCTGAGTCGGTCACGATGACCGACAACCTGACCTCCCTTATCAATAACAATACCGGGGCCAGTGAGGGCTACGTGGGACACAATATCACCTCCTACGGGGTGGTCGATCCCGGCGACATGAGCTGCTCTACCACCTCCACGGGTTCCTACAGCCGGCGACTGACTTGTACCGTCACCGAATTCCCCGTCTGCACGCAGGGCAACGACTGTCCTACCGTCGAAGTGGAGGTGCGTCCCAGCCGGGCTACTACCGGCAGCCGTACCAACACTGCGGAGATCATTTCCAGTGTAACGGCGGACGGTGACCTGGACAATAACGAGAACGACGTCACCAGTACGGTGAATGCTCGGGCCGATGTGGGGATCACCAAGACCGCCACACCCGATCCCGTACCTGCGGGACAGGAGCTGGTGTACGTAGTGACGGCCGAGAACAACGGCCCCAGCCGTGCCGACAATGTGACCATCGACGACACGCTGCCCGAAGACGTGCTCTTCATTTCAGCTACTCCCTCATCGGGCAGCTGCAGCACCACGCCCGGTGCAGATGTGGTGACCACTGCCGGCAATAAGACGGTGGAGTGCAATTTGGGCAACATTAACCGCGACGCCCAGCAGACGGTCACCATTACCGTCAAGCCCGTCTTCGCCACCTTCGGTACTACCATCACCAACAATGCCACGGTTTCAACGACCACTACCGAACCAAGTGGCGCCGATCCCTCCAACAACTCTACCAGCATTGACGCCTACGTGGAGGAGCCCTCTCTTGACCTGTTGATTAACAAGAATGACGGTACCGATCCGGTGACGGTAGACAACAACATGACCTACGAGATCATTCTTAACAATGTGGGTCCCTCCGACGCTGAAAACGTGGTGATTACGGAAGACCTTCCCGCCGGGGGACTCAGCTACGTGAGCTACACCATCAGCGACGGTACCTGCACCAGCACGCCGGCCGTGGGGACCTTCGGCGGGCAACTCATTTGCGAAATCGACCGCATACCCGCCGGCGACAGCGAGACCCTGGAGGTGACCGTGCTGGCGGAAAACAAGGGTGTCTACACCAATGAGGTGGAGGTTGAGTCTGACGAAACCAACGCCGGCTACGATTCTCAGATCAATAACAATACCGCTTCCGAGAACACCACCGTACGGACGCGGGTGGACCTGGAACTGCAGAGCAAGGTCCCATCACCCAACCCCGAGGCTGTACGCCGGCACTTCAACTGGGTGCTCACCCTGGTTAACCGCGACGCCCCGGGCCTGGCCGAGGCTGACACCGTCGTGGTGAGCGACAACCTGCCCGCCACCATGGAGCTTACGGGCACACCTACCGTCAACGTAATCGCCGGCGGCGCGGAGTTCACAACCTGTACCGGCAGTGCAGGCGACGGCTCCTTCCAGTGCGAGCTGGGAACGGTGGACGAGGATTCCGAAATCGAGATCACCATCCCAGTGCAGGTCAACGAGGTGCCTTCAGGGGGTGATATCAACAACACAGCCTCCCTGACCACCTTCTCCCAGGACGTAGATCCTTCCGACAACTCGGTGACCGGGACGGTCACCATCACGGGCTCCAGCCTTTCAGGAAGAGTTTATCGCGATTTTGATGACGACGGCTCTGTGGACGCCGGCGACACCGGCATCTCAGGCGTGACGATGACCCTGGCAGGCAACGCCTTCGACGGGGCACCGATCAGCGAAAACGTAAACACCGACGGCTCTGGAAATTTCAGCTTCGAGGACCTGCCGGAGAGCGACGGTTCCGGCTACACGGTCACCCGAGGTGCCGCTTCGGAAGACCACCTGACGGTGGGACAGCAATCGGCGGGCGACCGGGGCGGGGATGCCTCCACTTCAAGTCAAATCTCGGGCATCGTCCTCGGCGATACCGATACCGGCACGAACTATCTCTTCGCCTACGTGCCGCAGGCGCGTCTGGGCATTGCCAAGCGGGTAGTAGGTACACCAACCCTCAACAACGACGGCACTTTTACGGTTGACTTCCGTCTGGCCATCGAGAATTTCAGCCTGGAGGCCCTCACCGGAATCACTTTCTCCGACCAGGTGGCGGGTCCGGTCCCGGCCCTGGGTGCCTACGTGGCCGGCGGGGGAGGGGCCTCCCTCGATGTCGGCGACTACACCGTCCAGTCGGCCCCATCTTTTCAGGGCAGCTGCACCGGCGGATCGGTGAATGCCTCCTTTACGGGGGACGGTGATCCGGTCGTGGGCTCCATCAGCAGCCTGGCGGCAGGCGATGACTGCCAAGTCAACTTTTCCATTCGTTTCCAGCCGCCTATCCCGCTGCCAGGCGGAGGCTACGAGAACCAGGCCTCCATCGATGGTACCGGCGACCTCTCCGGACAGACGCCGTCAGACCAGTCGCAAAACGGGGCCAATCCCGATCCCGACTCCGATGACGATCCCACCGACAACGACGTGCCCACGCCGGTAAATGTGACGCCGGTGGCCGACGTGACCACCTCCCTTTCCTTCCCCGCTTCGGTGGATGCCGGACAGACCGTCAGCGGCACGGTGACCTGGTCGAATGACGGTCCTTCTATTGGAGACAACATGGCCTATTCTCTTACCCTGGACGCCGGGCTGGAGGACGTGATTTTCAGCAATCTCCCCGTGGGTGCCACCGCCTACTACAACGACGGGGACGGAACGGTCACTCTCTCCAATATGCCTGATCAGCTGGAGGCGGGCGAAATCGCCGCCAGCGATCCCGGCGGAATCACCGTCAGCTATACCCAGGACGGAGAAGCGAGTACTTCCGTCAGCAGCACCATCGCTACCACCATCAGCGAGGGGGCCAACGCCCTGCCCAACAGCGCCACGGCAAACGTGGGAGGTACGCTCATCGCCGACGTGGAGACCGACGTCACCCTGCCGGCCGAAGTGGACGCCGGGCAAACCGTCAACGGTACGCTGCTCTATACCAACCACGGTCCCTCCACGGCCTCCGGGGTGACCTACACCCTCTCTTTTGACACCGATCTGGCCAATGTCTCCTTCGGCAACCTGCCAGGCGGTGCCGGTGCCTCCTACGATTCGGGCACCGGCACGGTAACCCTGACCGGTATGCCGGGCAGTCTTCTCATCGACCAGATCGCGTCCGGCAACGGCTCCAGCGCTATTACCTTCAGCTACACCCAGCCTGGATCGGCGACCAGCCAGGTGGAATCGGAAATCGCCACTGCCACTCAGCAGCCGGGCACCCATGAGCCGGACATGGACGACGCCTCGGTCTCCGGTGATTTCATCGCTGATGTGACGACCTCTCTGGTCGGCTTTCCCGCCAACGAGGATGCCGGTCAACCGGTGACCGGCCGTGTCGTCTACCGCAACACCGGTCCCTCGACCGCCTCCGGTATGAGCTATCAGCTCTCGGTGGACGCGGGCCTGAATACACTGGGAGCTGTTACCTTCTCCAACCTGCCGGGAGGCGCCTCGGCAAGCTACAACAACGCCTCCGGTGTGATTACCCTCAGCGGTATGCCAGCTTCGCTGACCATCGGGCAGATCGCCTCAGGCGACGGCACTAACGGCATCGAGCTGAGTTACATCCAACCCGGTCCCGCTGTTAGCACCATTAACAGTGAAATCGGCACCACCACCGACCAGGGTGCCAACCTCGAGATCGACGAGGCTCAGTTCAGTCCTGGCGGCGGTTTTGTGGCTGACGTGACCACTGCTCTCAACTTCCCGGCATTAGTGGACGCTGGGCAGACCGTCAGCGGAACGGTACGCTACCGAAACAACGGTCCCTCGGAAGCCACCGGCCTCAGCTATACCCTCACTTTGGATCCCAACCTGGAGGACGTGGGCTTCGGCAATCTGCCGGTTGGAGTCTCCGCCAGCTATGACGCCTCCACAGGAAACGTCACCCTCAGTGGCATGCCCTCCACCCTCGCCTCCACCGAAATCGCCTCCGGCGACGGCAGCAGCGACATTACCGTCAGCTTTACGCAGCCTGGAGACGCCACCAGCGAGGTATCCAGCACCATCAGCACGGTCACCGACCAGGGCGCTAACCTGGCGCAGGACGACGACGATACTGTACTGGGCGGCACCCTTATTGCGGACGTGACCACCGAAGTGGACTTTCCCGTGGAGGTCGATGCGCTCACCACTGTCAACGGCACGGTGCTGTTTCGCAACGACGGCCCCTCCACCGCCTCGGATGTCACCTATACGCTGACGCTGCTGGCAAACCTGGAGGATGTGAGCTTCGGCAATCTGCCCGGCGGGGCTGCTGCCGACTATGACGTCTCTACCGGGATCGTCACCCTCACCGGGATGTCCTCCTCGCTGACCCCCGGACAGATCGCCTCGGGTGACGGCACGGGCGGAATCACTGTTAGCTACACCCAGCCGGCAGCTGGTACCAGTGAAGTGGAGAGCGAAATCGCAACCTCCACCGACCAGGGCGCCAACGTACTGCCCGATGCCGATGACACGGATCTCGAGGGACTGGTCGCCGACGTGACCACCGAGGTGGTGCTCCCGGAATCAGCCAACGCCGGCGAGACTGTTGAAGGCACTCTTCTCTATCGCAACAACGGTCCCTCTACCGGATCCGGTATCACCTATATGTTCACCCTGCTCGCAGATTTGAAGGAGGTATCCTTCGGCAACCTGCCGGCTGGCGCTTCCTTTTCCTACGACGCCACATCGGGTCAGGTCACCTTCACCGGCATGCCCGTCCAGCTCGCGGCCGAGGAGATCGCCTCAGGCGACGGCACCGGGAGCATCACCTTCACCTACGTTCAGCCTGGTCCCGGTACATCTGAAGCCCGCTCCACTATTGCCACCAGTACCAACCAAGCGGCCAACGCGGCGCCTGACGAGTCGGAGGACCGTGTGAGTGGGGACATGGTGGCCGATCTGGCGGTGGTTAAAACAAACGAGCCGGGCACCATCTTCACCTCCACCGAGGTGGATTACACCATGCGTGTGACCAACAAAGGTCCATCCGTTGCCCTTGCCTCCGGTACCATTACCGACACGCCCGAGGGACTGGAACTGATTTCCGTGGTCTGCACAGGCGCCGCAGGTAACCGATGCACCGATGCTCCCTCGGCCGCCGAACTTGTATCCGGGGCTGACCTGCCTGTGCTGGAAGTGGACGGTTTCTACGAGGTAGCGGTCACTGCGCGTGTCACCGCTTTCAAAGGAACCGGCGTGAATACCGTTGAGGCCTACCCGCGGGAAGATATCGTTGATCCCGACCTGGACAACAACAGCGCTTCGGTAAGCAACCCCGTACTGAGCATCCCCTTGGTGGGACTGGCCAAGGAGTCGGAGTTTCTGGAGCAGACTGCAGCGGGCAGCTTCCGCACTCGCTTCACCTTCCGAGTGGAGAACTTCGGGGAGGAGGGCCTCAGCAGGGTGGAGGTATTCGATACCCTCGCTACCTCCTTCGGCGGCAGCTTCGGTGAACCCCGCGTATCCGGTGGCGGCCTCCAGCCCGGCGAATACCGTGTGGAAGAGCTGAGCGCAAGCGGTTTAACGGCCAATCCCGGTTTTAACGGCAGTGGCGACCGCTTGCTTGCCGAAGGTAGCCTGGGCGTGGGCGGTTCGGCCACTATCGAACTCCTCATGGAATTCATACCTGCCCCGGACGTGCAGTCGCTGGTCAACCATGCCTGGGCGGAGGGCAAGGGTTCCGAGAGCGGGCTGCCCACCGGCGACCGCTCCAACCATGGGGAGGACCCCGATCCTGACGGTGATGGTGATCCTAAGAATAACGACGATATTACCTCCGTGCTGGTGCCTTCCATCGGAGTGGCCAAGGAGCTCTCGGCCCTGGAGAGTCTCGGGAACGGTCGCTACGACGTTACTTTCAATCTCCACGTGCAGAACCTCGGCTCCACCTTCCTCGACATGGTGCAGGTGACCGATGATCTTTCGGAATTCGGCACGTTCACCGACGGGGAGCCGGGACCCGGTGAATACCGTATTGTGAGCGGCCCAGTGGTTGCCGACCCACTGAACGGCGCCTCCCTGGCACCCGTCGCTTCAGGTGCCTATACGGGTGCAGAGGGAGGGCGCGAGCTGCTGGACGCCTCCCGGAGCAGCCTCCCGAACGGGCTGCCTGACTTCTCCCGCGCGCGTTTGGAATTTACATTGCGCTTCTTCCCCCAGGAGGGGGGACCCTTCCTGAATAGCGCCACCGCCACTGCCCGCACACCAGATGGCTCTATGGTCATCGACGAGAGCGTAGACGGCCAGGAGCCCGACATCGATGCATCCATTCCCACGCAGGTGTCCATAGGAGCGCAGCACCTGGAACTCGCCAAGATGGCGGATGATCCGGTTCAGACCGGACTCCGGGCCTTCCAGATTCCCTATCGCATCAAGGTGGTCAACTGGAGTGAGACGGCGACTGCCACCAACGTGCAGATCTCCGATGATCTAACGCACACCTTCCCCGCGGCTGAGTCCATTTCCCTCGCCCGGGAGGCGGTTGTCAGCGAGTGCACGGGCACAGAACTGGCCCTGGCCGACCCCGGTTTCGACGGTGTGGATCAGACTAATTTTCTGGCAGGGGACGAGCACCTGCAGCCCGGTGAATCGTGCGTGATTACCTTCACCGCTGAAATCGACTTCGGCGCAAACCAAATACCCGAGGAGCCGCAGCTCAACCAGGCCCGGGCCACCACCTCCGGAGTGCCCGGGGGGGCTATTATTACCGAGACTAGTTCTGAAAATGGAGAGGAACCCGACCCCAATCGCGAGAACGATCCAACGCCTGTGATATTCGTGCTTCAGGGACCCGATATTGAGCTGTTGGTCAGCAAGACTTCGCACCTGGTTAACGTGCGCGTAGGGCAGCTGGTGCCCTATACAATTTCGGTCACCAATCCGGTGGCCATTCCTATCGAGAAGGTGGAGGTGCGGGACATGCTGCCCCCGGGCTTCCGCTATCGCGATGGTACGGGATCGGTAGACGGTCTCGCCGCCGAGCCGCGAAGCGAAGGCCGCACCCTCTACTGGGAGGGTCTGACCTTGCTGCCCGAGCAGACCCTTGAAATACGTCTGGTGCTGGTGGTGGGGGCGGGCGTACAGACCGGCGAGTATGTCAACCGCGCCGGGGCCTGGGACGGAGGCGGTCCGGCAGGGGAGAAGGAGCAGCTTTCGAATATAGCGGAGGCCAACGTGCGGGTAACGCCTGACCCGGTCTTCGAATGTTCCGATATCGTGGGCAAGGTGTTTGACGACCGCAACGCCAACGGGGTGCAGGAGCGCGGGGAGCCCGGCCTGGCCGATGTCCGCGTTGTCACCGCCCAGGGTTGGCTCATCACCACCGACGCCGAGGGCCGCTATCATATCGCCTGCGCGGCTTATCCCGACGAGCAGCGCGGCAGCAACTTTGTCATCAAGCTGGACCACGCCAGCATGCCCGCGGGCTGGGAGGTGGTCACCGAGAATCCCCGCACCGTGCGTCTCACCGCAGGTAAATTCTCCGAAGTGAACTTCGGCATCGCCACCCCGCGTGAATTGCGTCTTGAGCTGCGTCCAGCGGCCTTCCATCAGGGAGAAATTCGTCTCAAGGAGGACTGGGCCAACCGTCTGGTCCGGCTCCAGGAGGAGCTGGGCGACAGGCCTGTGGTGCTTCGCGTGGTCTACCGCGGAGGAGGGGCACAGCATGCTACGGACCTGGCTCGCCAGCGTCTGCGCGCAGTGACGGAGGATATCCGCAGCAGATGGAGGGCGTCTTCCCTGGAGCAGATTATTCGCATCGAGGAGATCCTTGAACTGGCGGCTGCGCCGGGGGGAGGACGATGA
- a CDS encoding response regulator transcription factor codes for MNSHKILLADDHSIIRVVVREYIRNILPDAQLIEAGDYCRVEELMKEHDFFLIVLDLDMPGNRPGLVIDLLEGSGDSTRVLIFSALTDPLYAIRYLRAGADGYLTKDSTTQEIIGAIRQMIETGRYISPEIKDLMVRKSLDGNIPDHPIQSLTDRELEVAGMLVRGRGVKDISDELHIHVTTTSTYKKRIFDKLSISNLIELSEIYRIYNLSQAS; via the coding sequence ATGAATTCACACAAGATACTGTTGGCCGATGACCATAGCATTATCCGGGTTGTCGTACGCGAATACATACGCAATATACTGCCCGACGCCCAGCTGATTGAGGCAGGCGACTACTGCAGGGTTGAAGAGCTTATGAAAGAGCACGATTTTTTCCTGATCGTGTTAGACCTGGATATGCCGGGCAACCGTCCGGGACTGGTGATCGACCTGCTGGAAGGCAGTGGCGACAGCACCCGCGTGCTCATTTTTTCTGCGCTCACCGACCCTCTCTACGCCATCCGTTACCTAAGGGCGGGTGCGGACGGCTACCTCACCAAAGATTCCACCACACAGGAGATTATCGGCGCTATTCGACAGATGATAGAAACGGGACGCTACATCAGCCCGGAGATCAAAGACCTGATGGTGCGCAAGTCCCTTGACGGCAATATCCCGGACCATCCCATCCAAAGCCTGACTGACCGTGAGCTTGAGGTCGCCGGCATGCTGGTCAGAGGCAGGGGAGTAAAGGACATTTCCGACGAGCTTCACATCCACGTTACCACTACCAGTACCTACAAGAAGCGCATTTTTGACAAGCTCTCCATTTCCAATCTCATCGAACTCTCCGAGATTTACCGCATCTACAATCTGAGCCAGGCCAGCTGA
- a CDS encoding YihY/virulence factor BrkB family protein → MSYWKILKETALEFWNDDPWTWSASIAFYVIFSLPAIIIITMSVAGSLYDDAAVRQSLLDQAGRLLGPESAGTIQSILANAGAYGGSLAAELAGIAILLFSATTVIVTLQHTLNTLWGIRLRPDTNLFKYVVDRLLSLAMVIGMGFLLLVSLLLDTFLALFRELVVEWLSGASWILLSGVNQALSLGVIALIFAVTFRVLPDAEVAWRDVWTGAFLTALLFSAGKFLIGFYLGNSVFGSIYGAAGSLVVMLVWIYYSAVIVLVGAEFTYVYARARGRPIRPDSKAMRFPKPSEREPDDPVW, encoded by the coding sequence ATGAGCTACTGGAAAATTCTCAAGGAAACGGCCCTGGAGTTCTGGAACGACGATCCGTGGACCTGGAGCGCCTCCATTGCCTTCTATGTCATCTTTTCGCTGCCGGCCATTATCATTATTACCATGTCGGTGGCGGGATCGCTCTACGACGACGCGGCCGTGCGGCAGTCCCTGCTGGACCAGGCGGGCCGGCTTCTGGGACCCGAAAGCGCGGGCACCATCCAGTCCATCCTGGCCAACGCAGGTGCCTACGGCGGCAGCCTGGCCGCCGAGCTCGCCGGCATCGCCATCCTGCTGTTCAGCGCCACGACCGTGATCGTCACACTTCAGCATACCCTCAACACCCTATGGGGCATTCGACTGCGGCCCGACACCAACCTGTTTAAATACGTGGTGGACCGCCTGCTCTCCCTGGCCATGGTCATCGGCATGGGCTTCCTGCTGCTGGTCTCCCTGCTGTTGGACACTTTCCTGGCCCTCTTCCGCGAGCTGGTTGTGGAATGGCTGTCCGGGGCTTCGTGGATTCTCCTGTCGGGCGTCAACCAGGCCCTATCCCTGGGAGTGATTGCCCTTATATTCGCGGTGACCTTTCGTGTGCTGCCCGACGCGGAGGTGGCCTGGCGCGATGTCTGGACGGGAGCCTTCCTGACCGCCCTGTTGTTTTCCGCCGGAAAATTTCTCATCGGCTTCTACCTGGGCAACAGCGTCTTCGGCTCCATCTACGGGGCTGCGGGTTCGCTGGTGGTCATGCTGGTTTGGATCTACTACTCCGCCGTGATCGTACTGGTGGGGGCCGAGTTCACCTACGTCTACGCAAGGGCACGCGGCAGGCCCATCCGCCCCGATTCCAAAGCCATGCGTTTCCCCAAGCCCTCCGAGCGGGAGCCCGACGATCCGGTGTGGTAG